Proteins from one Streptomyces sp. NBC_00289 genomic window:
- a CDS encoding DUF72 domain-containing protein codes for MTLFVGTSGWQYKDWRDVLYPDGCPTRLWLEEYARRFATVEVNNAFYRLPSRETFEAWRERTPPDFVVAVKASRYLTHIKRLREPEEPVHRLMSRAEGLGDRLGPVLLQLPPTLRADAGLLDACLACFPAGTRIAVEPRHSTWWTSEVREVLESRGAALCWADMRARPATPLWRTTDWGYVRFHQGRARAWPHYGRQALKTWAQRIADTWRAGDDVYAYFNNDPNAAAVQDAVTFARTADATGLRTTRTP; via the coding sequence ATGACCCTGTTCGTCGGCACCTCGGGGTGGCAGTACAAGGACTGGCGGGACGTCCTCTACCCCGACGGATGTCCCACCCGCCTGTGGCTGGAGGAGTACGCCCGGCGCTTCGCCACGGTCGAGGTCAACAACGCCTTCTACCGGTTGCCCTCCCGCGAGACCTTCGAGGCCTGGCGGGAGCGGACCCCGCCGGACTTCGTGGTCGCCGTCAAGGCCAGCCGCTATCTGACCCACATCAAGCGGCTGCGGGAGCCGGAGGAACCGGTGCACCGGCTGATGAGCCGCGCGGAAGGGCTCGGTGACCGGCTGGGGCCGGTGCTCCTGCAGCTGCCGCCGACCCTGCGCGCCGACGCGGGACTGCTGGACGCCTGCCTGGCCTGCTTCCCGGCCGGCACCCGGATCGCGGTGGAACCGCGGCACAGCACGTGGTGGACGTCCGAGGTCCGCGAGGTGCTGGAGAGCCGTGGCGCCGCCCTGTGCTGGGCCGACATGCGCGCGCGCCCGGCGACACCGCTGTGGCGGACCACCGACTGGGGGTACGTCCGCTTCCACCAGGGCCGCGCCCGGGCGTGGCCGCACTACGGCCGGCAGGCCCTGAAGACCTGGGCCCAGCGGATCGCGGACACCTGGCGGGCCGGGGACGACGTGTACGCGTACTTCAACAACGACCCGAACGCGGCCGCGGTCCAGGACGCGGTGACCTTCGCGAGAACGGCCGACGCGACGGGCCTCAGAACGACCCGCACCCCATGA
- a CDS encoding DUF5925 domain-containing protein: protein MSANPYDALPIRLNVDDSDSPSDVVDALFLGRFATGEQPYSHAANIDRVRSGATLLPPNAQVLRIARDDDRSATLAEGDGWTVLISRWNRGADVTVTATTAELAAKILDQATDGAADEPEPQPENVTMGFWYVSPRRGPHRTTRQISAGTWDEIRPNYTAPVADAMDRLMKTTPEDIAGRLLLLHGPPGTGKTSALRTLARSWRDWCQVDCVLDPERLFSDVGYLMDIAIGEEDAAGKGRWRLLLLEDCDELIRGEAKHTAGQALSRLLNLTDGLLGQGRNVLVAVTTNEDLERLHPAVVRPGRCLARIEVGALTRREAVTWLGTEEGVGREGNSLAELYALRRGTSPTSLPEPREGADAGLYL, encoded by the coding sequence ATGTCTGCGAACCCATACGACGCGCTGCCGATCCGGCTCAACGTCGACGACAGCGACTCCCCGTCCGACGTCGTCGACGCGCTGTTCCTGGGCCGTTTCGCGACGGGCGAGCAGCCGTACTCGCACGCGGCCAACATCGACCGTGTGCGGTCCGGGGCCACGCTGCTGCCGCCGAACGCCCAGGTGCTGCGTATCGCCCGCGACGACGACCGCAGCGCGACGCTGGCGGAGGGCGACGGCTGGACCGTACTGATCTCGCGCTGGAACCGGGGCGCCGACGTCACGGTGACGGCGACCACCGCCGAGCTGGCCGCCAAGATCCTCGACCAGGCCACGGACGGCGCGGCCGACGAGCCCGAACCCCAGCCGGAGAACGTCACGATGGGGTTCTGGTACGTGTCCCCGAGGCGCGGCCCGCACCGCACCACCCGGCAGATCTCGGCCGGCACCTGGGACGAGATCCGCCCCAACTACACCGCGCCGGTGGCGGACGCGATGGACCGCCTGATGAAGACGACCCCGGAGGACATCGCGGGCCGTCTGCTGCTCCTGCACGGTCCGCCCGGCACCGGCAAGACCTCGGCGCTGAGGACGCTGGCGCGCTCCTGGCGGGACTGGTGCCAGGTGGACTGCGTGCTGGACCCGGAGCGGCTGTTCTCCGACGTCGGCTATCTGATGGACATCGCGATCGGCGAGGAGGACGCGGCGGGCAAGGGCCGCTGGCGGCTGCTGTTGCTGGAGGACTGCGACGAACTGATCCGCGGGGAGGCCAAGCACACGGCGGGCCAGGCCCTCTCCCGGCTGCTGAACCTCACGGACGGGCTGCTGGGGCAGGGCCGCAACGTGCTGGTGGCCGTCACGACCAACGAGGACCTGGAGCGGCTGCATCCCGCCGTCGTCCGCCCCGGCCGCTGTCTGGCCCGGATCGAGGTGGGCGCGCTCACCCGCCGGGAGGCGGTCACCTGGCTCGGCACGGAGGAGGGCGTGGGCCGCGAGGGCAACTCCCTGGCCGAGCTGTACGCACTGCGCCGGGGCACGTCCCCGACCTCGCTGCCGGAGCCCCGGGAGGGTGCGGACGCGGGGCTGTACCTGTAG
- a CDS encoding polysaccharide deacetylase family protein yields MSEAPVPILMYHSVATDPNDATRELSVTPDAFARQMALIAESSRTPVDTATLAAAWRSGRPLPERPVLITFDDGYEGVHRHALPALVKHGFAATLFVTTGWLRGAHDTGGGLDTMLDWDQARELAAAGVEIGGHSHTHPQLDLLGADRLRSELILCREIVADRLGAVPASFAYPYGYSSRRVRQAVRETGYAQALAVGNALARRRQGPYALRRVTVRRGTGIAEFERLLEGRAIARTFARDRTLTKGYAVLRRTRQAGRRATGATSRR; encoded by the coding sequence ATGAGTGAGGCACCGGTGCCGATCCTCATGTACCACTCGGTCGCGACCGACCCGAACGACGCCACGCGCGAGCTGTCGGTGACCCCGGACGCCTTCGCGCGACAGATGGCGCTGATCGCGGAGTCGAGCCGCACACCGGTCGACACGGCCACGCTGGCCGCCGCCTGGCGCTCGGGTCGTCCGCTGCCCGAGCGGCCGGTCCTGATCACCTTCGACGACGGCTACGAGGGCGTGCACCGGCACGCCCTTCCCGCCCTCGTCAAGCACGGTTTCGCGGCCACCCTGTTCGTGACCACGGGCTGGCTGCGGGGCGCGCACGACACCGGCGGCGGGCTGGACACGATGCTCGACTGGGACCAGGCCCGCGAACTCGCCGCAGCGGGCGTCGAGATCGGCGGGCACAGCCACACCCATCCGCAGCTCGACCTGCTCGGCGCCGACCGGCTGCGGTCCGAGCTGATCCTGTGCAGGGAGATCGTCGCGGACCGACTGGGCGCCGTACCGGCCTCGTTCGCCTACCCCTACGGCTACTCCAGCCGCCGGGTCCGGCAGGCGGTGCGCGAGACGGGGTACGCCCAGGCACTCGCCGTCGGCAACGCTCTGGCGCGGCGCCGGCAGGGACCGTACGCCCTGCGGCGGGTGACCGTGCGGCGCGGCACGGGCATCGCGGAGTTCGAGCGGCTGCTCGAAGGGCGCGCGATCGCCCGGACGTTCGCCCGGGACCGCACGCTCACCAAGGGGTACGCCGTGCTCCGCAGGACACGGCAGGCGGGCCGGAGGGCGACCGGCGCGACGAGTCGCCGCTGA
- a CDS encoding glycosyltransferase family 2 protein yields MSDPDISVVICAYTEDRWEDILAAVSSVRAQSRPAVETLLVVDHNSVLLDRLAREFKEVDEVRVLANAGVRGLSAGRNTGIAASRGAVVAFLDDDAVAERDWLRHLAAGFADPRVMAVGGRTLPIWASGRRPAWFPEEFDWVVGCTYRGLPRGRARVRNVLGGNASFRRTAFDAAGGFATGIGRDGDKRPLGCEETELCIRLSRVRPDAVLLIDDRAVIHHRVPAARERFGYFRTRSYAEGLSKALVARSVGTGKGLETERRYTTRVLPAGVARGLGDALLARPGGAGRAGAIVAGVLTAAGGYLVGSVRARRGNVTFAATPIEEGAA; encoded by the coding sequence TTGAGCGATCCCGACATCTCCGTCGTGATCTGCGCGTACACCGAGGACCGCTGGGAGGACATCCTCGCGGCGGTCTCCTCGGTGCGGGCGCAGTCCCGGCCGGCCGTGGAGACCCTGCTGGTCGTCGACCACAACTCGGTCCTCCTGGACCGGCTGGCCAGGGAGTTCAAGGAAGTCGACGAGGTGCGGGTGCTCGCCAACGCGGGCGTCCGCGGCCTGTCCGCGGGCCGCAACACCGGGATCGCCGCCTCGCGCGGTGCCGTGGTGGCCTTCCTCGACGACGACGCCGTGGCCGAACGCGACTGGCTGCGGCACCTCGCCGCGGGATTCGCCGATCCGCGGGTCATGGCCGTGGGCGGGCGGACGCTGCCGATCTGGGCGTCGGGCCGTCGGCCCGCCTGGTTCCCCGAGGAGTTCGACTGGGTGGTGGGCTGCACGTACCGGGGCCTGCCGCGAGGCCGGGCCCGCGTCCGCAACGTCCTCGGCGGCAACGCGTCGTTCCGCCGTACGGCGTTCGACGCGGCGGGCGGCTTCGCGACCGGCATCGGACGCGACGGCGACAAACGCCCGCTGGGCTGCGAGGAGACGGAGCTGTGCATCCGCCTGAGCCGCGTCAGACCCGACGCGGTCCTGCTGATTGACGACCGGGCGGTGATCCATCACCGGGTACCGGCGGCACGCGAGCGCTTCGGGTACTTCCGCACGCGCAGCTACGCGGAAGGTCTGTCCAAGGCGCTGGTGGCGCGAAGTGTCGGTACCGGCAAGGGACTTGAGACGGAACGCCGCTACACCACCCGGGTCCTGCCGGCCGGCGTGGCCCGAGGGCTGGGAGACGCCCTGCTGGCCCGCCCCGGCGGTGCGGGCCGGGCCGGCGCCATCGTCGCCGGAGTGCTCACGGCGGCGGGCGGCTACCTGGTCGGCAGCGTCCGGGCGCGCCGGGGCAACGTCACCTTCGCGGCGACGCCGATCGAGGAGGGCGCCGCATGA
- a CDS encoding glycosyltransferase family 2 protein, whose protein sequence is MSSVLQPATTGQEPSMAAKYRPVSSHLAIAPPVSVVIPAMNEAENLPYVFKTLPDWIHEVVLVDGNSTDDTVDVARELWPAVKVVEQRGKGKGDALISGFEACTGDIIVMIDADGSADGNEIVSYVSALVSGADFAKGSRFANGGGTDDMTPIRKLGNWALCAVVNRKFGARYTDLCYGYNAFWRHCLDDIDLDCTGFEVETLMNIRVVKAGLKVQEIPSHEYLRIHGTSNLRAVRDGFRVLRVILGERSNRRALRRREQRSPMLDSVRGELS, encoded by the coding sequence ATGAGCTCAGTTCTGCAGCCGGCGACCACGGGACAGGAACCGTCCATGGCCGCCAAGTACCGGCCCGTCTCCTCTCACCTGGCCATCGCGCCACCGGTGAGTGTGGTGATTCCCGCCATGAACGAGGCGGAGAATCTTCCCTACGTCTTCAAGACCCTTCCGGACTGGATACACGAAGTGGTCCTGGTGGACGGCAACTCCACCGACGACACCGTCGACGTGGCCCGCGAACTGTGGCCCGCGGTCAAGGTCGTCGAACAGCGCGGCAAAGGCAAGGGGGACGCGCTGATCAGCGGGTTCGAGGCGTGCACCGGCGACATCATCGTGATGATCGACGCGGACGGCTCGGCCGACGGCAACGAGATCGTGTCGTACGTCTCCGCCCTCGTCTCGGGCGCGGACTTCGCCAAGGGGTCCCGCTTCGCCAACGGGGGCGGCACCGACGACATGACGCCCATCCGCAAACTCGGCAACTGGGCGTTGTGCGCGGTCGTCAACCGCAAGTTCGGCGCCCGCTACACCGACCTGTGCTACGGCTACAACGCGTTCTGGCGGCACTGCCTCGACGACATCGACCTCGACTGCACCGGCTTCGAGGTCGAGACCCTGATGAACATCCGGGTGGTCAAGGCCGGGCTGAAGGTGCAGGAGATACCCAGCCACGAGTACCTCCGCATCCACGGCACCAGCAATCTGCGCGCCGTGCGCGACGGGTTCAGAGTGCTCCGCGTCATCCTCGGGGAGCGCTCCAACCGGCGGGCCCTGCGCCGCCGGGAACAGCGCTCGCCGATGCTCGACTCGGTCCGGGGAGAGCTGTCTTGA
- a CDS encoding SGNH/GDSL hydrolase family protein: MRRSRLAAYVSSLLLAAGIALTGATTAQASQLAATGGYVALGDSYSSGVGAGSYISSSGDCKRSTKAHPYLWAAAHSPSSFDFTACSGARTGDVLANQLTPLSTATALVSVSVGGNDAGFADVMTTCVLQSDSSCLSRIATARAYVDSTLPGKLDSVYTAIRTKAPNARVVVIGYPRFYKLGTTCLGLSETKRKAINEAADYLDTAIARRAAGYGFAFGDVRTGFTGHEICSGDSWLHSLNWLNVGESYHPTAGGQSGGYLSALNSAA; the protein is encoded by the coding sequence ATGAGACGTTCCCGACTTGCCGCATACGTCAGCTCACTCCTCCTCGCCGCCGGCATCGCCCTCACCGGGGCAACCACGGCTCAGGCGTCCCAACTCGCCGCCACGGGCGGCTATGTGGCGCTTGGCGACTCCTACTCCTCCGGGGTCGGAGCGGGCAGCTACATCAGCTCCAGCGGCGACTGCAAGCGCAGCACGAAGGCCCATCCCTACCTCTGGGCCGCCGCCCACTCACCCTCGTCGTTCGACTTCACCGCCTGCTCGGGCGCCCGAACGGGTGATGTTCTCGCCAACCAGCTCACCCCGCTCAGCACCGCCACCGCCCTCGTCTCCGTCAGCGTGGGTGGCAACGACGCAGGTTTCGCCGACGTCATGACGACCTGTGTGCTCCAGTCCGACAGCTCCTGCCTGTCCCGGATCGCCACCGCCAGGGCGTACGTCGACTCGACGCTCCCCGGCAAGCTCGACAGCGTCTACACGGCGATCCGCACCAAGGCACCGAACGCCCGTGTCGTCGTCATCGGCTACCCCCGCTTCTACAAGCTCGGCACCACCTGCCTCGGCCTCTCCGAGACCAAGCGGAAGGCGATCAACGAGGCCGCCGACTACCTCGACACCGCCATCGCCCGGCGGGCCGCCGGCTACGGCTTCGCCTTCGGCGACGTCCGTACCGGCTTCACCGGACACGAGATCTGCTCCGGCGACTCCTGGCTGCACAGCCTCAACTGGCTCAACGTCGGGGAGTCGTACCACCCGACCGCGGGCGGCCAGTCAGGCGGCTATCTGTCGGCCCTGAACAGCGCGGCCTGA
- a CDS encoding serine/threonine-protein kinase yields MSEEPGSERLIAGRYRLLSPLGEGGMGTVWRARDEVLHREVAVKEVRAPAGLPDSEVERMYARLEREAWAAARVANRNVVTVYDVATQDGRPWIVMELVRGVSLADALEAEGPLGPQRAAHIGAEVLAALRAAHAAGVLHRDVKPANVLLSNDGRVVLTDFGIATVEGSSALTMTGEVIGSPEFLAPERALGRTPGPESDLWSLGVLLYAAVEGNSPFRQDTPLSTLRAIVDEELPPARRAGPLLPVIEGLLRKDPAERLPAEVAERDLRVVGAGGSPRADALRAAPYAPTVAGRPEDWSSAPPPLPPTTAARGPVSGGPTAATPRPDRNRRAAVVLVAGLAALALAIAGLTYALLNRDGDGQEGRATNSTSVGASSTPTTGSSSSEGDAPAPSPSRSGSPSSAPAAQTVQVTLTGAHTEYSGSCPPPSGEAPAFTATLTVGRLPARVSYRWVSRDGHIVDSGWKTLSFPEGGGRTRQDRAFVTTYDESGTVENAISVEVRDPVRTTSNPVSFSVTCVAETPTGGASPSVSVSVSP; encoded by the coding sequence GTGTCCGAGGAACCGGGCAGTGAACGTCTGATCGCCGGCCGCTACCGTCTCCTGTCCCCGCTCGGCGAGGGCGGCATGGGAACCGTGTGGCGCGCCCGCGACGAGGTGCTGCACCGCGAGGTCGCCGTCAAGGAGGTGCGCGCGCCCGCCGGGCTGCCGGACTCCGAGGTGGAGCGGATGTACGCCCGGTTGGAGCGCGAGGCGTGGGCGGCGGCCCGGGTCGCCAACCGCAACGTGGTCACCGTGTACGACGTGGCCACCCAGGACGGCCGCCCCTGGATCGTGATGGAGCTGGTCCGTGGCGTGTCCCTGGCCGACGCGCTCGAGGCCGAGGGCCCGCTCGGGCCGCAGCGCGCCGCCCACATCGGTGCCGAGGTGCTGGCCGCGCTGCGCGCCGCCCACGCGGCCGGGGTGCTGCACCGGGACGTGAAGCCGGCCAACGTCCTGCTGTCGAACGACGGCCGGGTGGTGCTCACCGACTTCGGGATCGCGACGGTCGAGGGCAGTTCGGCACTGACCATGACCGGCGAGGTCATCGGCTCGCCCGAGTTCCTCGCGCCGGAACGGGCCCTGGGCCGCACGCCCGGCCCCGAGTCCGACCTCTGGTCGCTCGGAGTGCTGCTGTACGCGGCGGTCGAGGGCAACTCCCCGTTCCGCCAGGACACCCCGCTCAGCACCCTGCGGGCGATCGTCGACGAGGAACTGCCGCCCGCGCGACGGGCCGGGCCGCTGCTTCCCGTCATCGAGGGGCTGCTGCGCAAGGACCCCGCCGAGCGGCTGCCGGCCGAGGTGGCCGAGCGCGATCTGCGGGTCGTCGGCGCGGGCGGCTCGCCCCGGGCGGACGCGCTGCGGGCGGCCCCGTACGCGCCGACGGTCGCCGGCCGGCCCGAGGACTGGTCGTCGGCGCCCCCGCCACTGCCCCCGACGACGGCCGCGCGAGGGCCCGTTTCCGGCGGCCCGACCGCGGCGACGCCCCGGCCGGACCGCAACCGGCGTGCGGCTGTCGTGCTCGTCGCCGGCCTCGCCGCGCTCGCGCTGGCGATCGCCGGACTGACGTACGCCCTGCTCAACCGCGACGGCGACGGACAGGAGGGGCGTGCGACCAACAGCACGAGTGTGGGCGCGAGTTCGACTCCCACGACGGGGAGCAGCAGCTCGGAGGGCGATGCTCCGGCGCCTTCTCCCAGCCGGAGCGGCAGCCCGTCGAGCGCGCCCGCGGCCCAGACCGTCCAGGTCACACTGACCGGCGCGCACACCGAGTACTCCGGGAGTTGCCCGCCGCCGAGCGGCGAGGCGCCGGCGTTCACGGCGACCCTCACGGTCGGCCGGCTGCCGGCGCGGGTGAGCTACCGCTGGGTGTCGCGGGACGGGCACATCGTGGATTCCGGTTGGAAGACGCTCTCGTTCCCCGAGGGTGGCGGGCGGACCCGGCAGGACCGGGCGTTCGTGACGACGTACGACGAGAGCGGGACGGTCGAGAACGCGATCAGCGTCGAGGTGCGTGATCCGGTGCGCACGACGTCCAACCCGGTGTCGTTCTCCGTCACCTGTGTGGCGGAGACCCCGACGGGCGGGGCCTCCCCCTCTGTTTCCGTTTCGGTCAGTCCGTAG
- a CDS encoding sulfite exporter TauE/SafE family protein, producing the protein MRARRLASGAAVLTAAAALALLPSGAASAHPLGNFTVNRYDGLVAAPGGLRVDHVEDLAEIPATQAEPELKRLGTTEWARQRCTKAAEGSRVTVDGRTVSLAVATSHARVRPGQAGLNTLRVECRLTAALPAGESAVLGFHSAGASTGPGWREITARGDRMTLTASDVPKTSVSRELTSYPKELLSSPADTATASLRVRPGGPALSEEREDAPAASVLPRGADRWTRALNSLVARHDLTPGFAALALLIAVALGAMHALAPGHGKTLMAATATARGGRARLKDVLPLAASVTVTHTLGVVALGLLVTAGSAAAPSVIAWLGLASGVLVICAGTTLLRRAWRNRPHRQQPTHDHDHDHAHDHQHPHDHDHDHQHEHEHERTPVLVAAHSRSASGEHASDRAPGHTHPAHGATHGHDHHDHSHDHPHDAPHQHEEPHSHHGPHTVEHTHGGFTHTHATAPTLRGTLLLGFAGGLVPSPSAVVVLVGAAALGQAWFGLLLVVAFGVGLGLTLTAAGYAVVKLGAGVTRVLDRRPRWTTSPLTVVVRRTAPLASALVVVTLGAALVLKGAASALG; encoded by the coding sequence GTGAGGGCCCGCCGCCTCGCCTCCGGCGCGGCCGTCCTCACCGCCGCCGCCGCGCTCGCCCTGCTCCCCTCGGGGGCCGCGAGCGCGCACCCCCTCGGGAACTTCACCGTCAACCGCTACGACGGCCTGGTGGCCGCCCCCGGTGGGCTGCGGGTCGACCACGTCGAGGACCTCGCCGAGATCCCGGCGACCCAGGCGGAGCCGGAGCTGAAACGGCTCGGCACGACCGAGTGGGCCCGGCAGCGGTGCACGAAGGCCGCCGAGGGCAGCAGGGTCACCGTCGACGGCCGTACGGTCTCGCTCGCCGTCGCCACCAGCCACGCGCGCGTGCGGCCCGGTCAGGCCGGGCTGAACACCCTCCGTGTGGAGTGCCGGCTGACCGCCGCGCTGCCCGCCGGCGAGTCCGCCGTCCTCGGCTTCCACAGCGCGGGCGCCTCCACCGGTCCCGGCTGGCGCGAGATCACCGCGCGCGGCGACCGTATGACGCTCACCGCGTCGGACGTGCCGAAGACCTCGGTGTCCCGCGAACTGACGAGCTACCCCAAGGAGTTGCTCTCCTCCCCGGCCGACACCGCGACCGCGTCGCTGCGGGTGCGTCCCGGCGGTCCCGCCCTGTCCGAGGAGCGGGAGGACGCCCCCGCGGCCTCCGTCCTGCCCCGCGGGGCCGACCGCTGGACCCGGGCCCTGAACTCCCTGGTGGCCCGCCACGACCTCACCCCCGGCTTCGCCGCACTCGCCCTGCTCATCGCCGTGGCGCTCGGCGCCATGCACGCGCTCGCCCCGGGCCACGGCAAGACCCTCATGGCCGCGACAGCGACCGCGCGGGGCGGCCGGGCCCGCCTGAAGGACGTCCTGCCACTGGCCGCCTCGGTGACCGTCACTCACACCCTGGGCGTGGTCGCCCTGGGTCTCCTGGTCACCGCCGGCTCGGCGGCCGCGCCCTCGGTGATCGCGTGGCTGGGTCTCGCGAGCGGCGTCCTGGTCATCTGCGCGGGCACCACCCTCCTACGACGGGCCTGGCGCAACCGCCCCCACCGGCAGCAGCCCACGCACGACCACGACCACGACCATGCGCACGATCACCAGCACCCGCACGACCACGACCACGACCACCAGCACGAACACGAGCACGAACGCACACCGGTTCTGGTCGCCGCGCACAGCCGTTCCGCGTCCGGCGAGCACGCATCGGACCGCGCACCCGGCCACACGCACCCCGCCCATGGCGCGACCCACGGTCATGACCACCACGACCACAGCCACGACCACCCGCACGACGCCCCCCACCAGCACGAGGAGCCCCACAGCCACCACGGTCCCCACACCGTCGAACACACCCACGGCGGCTTCACCCACACGCACGCCACCGCCCCCACCCTCCGCGGCACGCTCCTCCTCGGCTTCGCCGGCGGACTCGTGCCCAGTCCGTCCGCCGTCGTGGTGCTCGTCGGCGCGGCGGCGCTCGGCCAGGCCTGGTTCGGGCTGCTGCTCGTCGTCGCGTTCGGCGTCGGTCTCGGCCTCACACTCACCGCGGCCGGCTACGCCGTCGTCAAGCTCGGGGCCGGTGTGACCCGGGTGCTGGACCGGCGACCGCGCTGGACGACGAGTCCGCTGACGGTCGTGGTACGCAGGACCGCGCCCCTCGCCTCGGCGCTCGTCGTCGTGACCCTCGGTGCCGCCCTGGTGCTCAAGGGGGCGGCATCCGCACTCGGCTGA
- a CDS encoding tetratricopeptide repeat protein yields MAPRTNDSAPESGPGDEPTAPAERERGAGPAAATGTAGVHGGDGGDGGPVGADGADRADRADGHDGTESNTGPGGDGGADIDDRDGGDGGDRDGHGGVGGGGHAVTGASGAASGVVSDTASGDPRVAAVRRVGAAGRRWRFAQLAGCAALLAVALTAGSLAVGAARDGGGTSAVAAAPAAVSPALLSSGGLDASIAALQAHLRAQPRDFGGWATLGLAYVEQARTKGDPSRYPQAEQALKRSLDLKPDNEQAVSGQAALAAARHDFKGALAHADQVLAENPYSERALCSRIDALVELGRYGDASKAADTADARRPGIPVFTRYAYVRELRGDVGTARRVLEHALTTASAPGDISYVASALGQLAWNQGDYKAALNHYARALAADENYLPALEGRARAQAASGDRAGAITGMEDVVSRFPLPGPLVELGELYEDRGGEGDRARAADQYALVDAWTALARANGVNADLDTALAAADHGDRKSALRAARAEWARRHTVHTADALAWALHVNGRDAEALPYARRATATGYHNASFLYHRGMIERATGHPKEARTSLRAALKLNPGFSPLGARAARKALEAAK; encoded by the coding sequence ATGGCCCCGCGTACGAACGACAGCGCACCGGAGAGCGGACCCGGCGACGAGCCGACCGCACCGGCGGAGCGCGAGCGCGGCGCAGGCCCGGCCGCCGCCACCGGCACGGCCGGTGTTCACGGCGGTGACGGCGGTGACGGCGGTCCCGTCGGGGCCGACGGGGCCGACCGGGCCGACCGGGCCGACGGTCACGACGGGACCGAGAGCAACACTGGTCCCGGCGGTGACGGCGGTGCCGACATCGACGACCGTGACGGCGGTGACGGCGGTGATCGTGACGGCCATGGTGGTGTCGGTGGCGGCGGTCACGCGGTGACCGGTGCTTCGGGCGCCGCTTCCGGCGTGGTCTCCGACACGGCGTCCGGCGATCCGCGGGTCGCCGCCGTGCGGCGGGTCGGGGCGGCCGGAAGGCGCTGGCGCTTTGCCCAACTCGCCGGATGCGCGGCCTTGTTGGCCGTGGCCCTGACCGCCGGTTCCCTCGCGGTCGGAGCCGCGCGGGACGGCGGCGGGACCTCCGCCGTCGCGGCCGCGCCCGCCGCCGTCTCCCCCGCGCTGCTGTCCAGCGGCGGACTCGACGCGAGCATCGCCGCCCTGCAGGCCCATCTCCGGGCCCAGCCGAGGGACTTCGGCGGGTGGGCCACGCTCGGTCTCGCCTACGTCGAGCAGGCCCGCACCAAGGGCGACCCCTCCCGCTACCCGCAGGCCGAGCAGGCCCTGAAGCGCTCCCTCGACCTGAAGCCGGACAACGAGCAGGCCGTCTCCGGACAGGCCGCCCTCGCCGCGGCCCGGCACGACTTCAAGGGCGCCCTGGCCCACGCCGACCAGGTCCTCGCCGAGAACCCCTACAGCGAACGCGCCCTGTGCTCCCGTATCGACGCCCTCGTGGAACTCGGCCGCTACGGCGACGCGTCGAAGGCCGCGGACACCGCCGACGCCAGGCGGCCGGGCATCCCGGTCTTCACCCGGTACGCCTACGTGCGGGAACTGCGCGGCGACGTCGGCACCGCCCGCCGCGTCCTGGAGCACGCCCTCACCACCGCCTCCGCCCCCGGCGACATCTCCTACGTGGCCTCCGCCCTGGGGCAACTCGCCTGGAACCAGGGCGACTACAAGGCCGCCCTGAACCACTACGCGCGCGCCCTGGCCGCCGACGAGAACTACCTCCCCGCGCTGGAGGGCCGCGCCCGGGCCCAGGCCGCGAGCGGCGACCGGGCCGGCGCGATCACCGGCATGGAGGACGTCGTCTCGCGCTTCCCCCTGCCCGGCCCGCTGGTCGAACTCGGCGAGCTGTACGAGGATCGCGGCGGCGAGGGCGACCGGGCCAGGGCCGCGGACCAGTACGCCCTGGTCGACGCCTGGACGGCACTCGCCCGCGCCAACGGCGTCAACGCCGACCTCGACACCGCGCTCGCCGCGGCCGACCACGGCGACCGGAAGTCCGCGCTGCGCGCGGCCCGCGCCGAGTGGGCCCGCCGGCACACCGTGCACACCGCGGACGCGCTCGCCTGGGCCCTGCACGTCAACGGCCGGGACGCGGAGGCCCTGCCCTACGCCCGCCGGGCCACGGCCACCGGCTACCACAACGCCTCCTTCCTCTACCACCGCGGCATGATCGAACGCGCCACCGGTCACCCGAAGGAGGCCCGCACCTCGCTGCGGGCGGCCCTGAAGCTGAACCCCGGCTTCTCTCCGCTCGGCGCTCGCGCGGCCCGCAAGGCACTGGAGGCCGCCAAGTGA